The genome window ATGTCTTGTGAAATATAATGGACCTTCCTCAAACGAAATTTTTAAGTTACAAAGTCTAAAACAGAAACTTCAAAAAACCTACATAATGTATTGCATGAGTGTCAAAAGTAACCCGCATATTAGCTTTTACAAAGCCTAGATACTTAAACTATTTAGGAATGAAAAAGATACTAAAACTAATCATGGTCAGAAAAGAAGCCTATATTATCCTTGTGACACCAAAGCTTTACCTATCAGTTTCAGTTACATGATATATTATATGTGCTTATTATTGCTAAGCAAGCTATTTCCCATCTGAAAACCTATCTCCAATTATGTAACTACCTGTCCCCTTCATACCACTTCCTAGAATAAACTTCTTTTACCCCGTTTTTTATCTGCATCAATTTGATTCCACTAATCCAAAATGATGTTAACCCCaacattttaaagataaattctTAAGCTCAGTAACAGTACATGACTCgatcattaataatttattttttatcttcctaTTACTATCGCCACCATTAATTATGCTGAAAGATCCCCATCACTACTACTGAAGTTCCTAGCAATAAATGGTATTCAAAAGTCCTAGGGCTGATAGAGGTTGATCTTATAAGAAGTTAAGAACTACTAGAACTGTTCAGGGCACAACTTGAATGCTACATGGTTCAGTATCTCCCCTATTTGTCATTATTACAAGTATAAATGTATAATCAGACTGTAATTTTGTGGTTGGCTATATTTATTTGATCTCGAAGTGCTTGGTTAACTTACACTTTCTGAAAATTGTGGGCTAGGAATTCCAGCAGCTAAGGATCTAAACAGAGGGGTAACTTGAAGAGGTGAACTGAACTCTGAACGTGACAAGGCCGAAACAATGCCATCATTGTTTATCTGTTCCTCAGAAGATGAGAATAAATCTGTTATAGAAAGATATACATCTAATTAGTGTTGCTGATTCATTAAAATGTTATCATCTAAGCATATAACAACATTCTATTTTGaggaattataaaaaattaatttcctgGTAAAAATATTTCCTCTTTAGGAATAACTAACCATTTAAATTAGGGAAGGGTCTGATTGTATAAGCTTATCCAGAAGCACttctaagagaagaaaataagaagaaaaaaaatgaaatgaacttCTTCTTTTAGAGAAGCTATATGAGAGAGCTTCTACAAGTTAGTTTATGgagaatttcatttcatttttttcttcttttcttctcctataagtgcatttggagaagtttatccaaacagatGCTAAAGAAGTGGCTACACATTAATCAACAGAGTGGTTAAACTGGAAATATTTTTACCAAAATTTATcttcctttttactttttgttatcaTGGGAATTGATTATCTAACCTTGATTCAGAGTTGCACTAGAAAGAATCCCTTGGTCACATCCCCTAACCCCTTCTGGATCTCCAATTTGTATATTCAGTTCGGTTCCAATGTCCTGATGCAGTGAATGTTCCAAATCCTCACCAGCTGAATGAGGCATGAGAGTTGATCCTGTACTGTATTCAGAACTGCCTGGAGAGTCTTCATATAGTTCCACTGGCCTATAATAGATGCAGAAACTGTTAGATATTCCATAACTCTCATGAagtcatatttttaataaaaataaagtaccTCCAGCATGGCTGGATTTCCTCACTACTGCTCTTTAAGTCCGCCAATAAATCTTTAAGATCTACAAGTTGTAAATCTGGAATCTTATATCTAGGAATGTCTAACTCTTTGGTTCGGTTCAGAAATTCTTGAAGAACCTGACATAAATACACACAAGGGTTAGAACATATCTTTTTAACAATGAACTTTCTCTTATTTATAAGCTGAAGAACTAAGCCTTGGTGGTATCAGCTGGTGATGGGCTTATTATAAACAAGTTGagcctttttatatttaattacatgCTAACAAGCTGATCTGAGaaattatatcatatttttgaaAGCCATTACTAACATTTATGACTAAGTGCTCAAGAGTTCAATCCATGCCACCTCATCattcctaaaattaaatttagttcaAGGTAATGTGGGCTTGTGCAATATTCACACTTCAAGTGACTCTTGTGTAAAGGGACATATTGGAGATACACAAATCAATCCTAGGACTTCACCTAAAATCTTTGACATTTATAAATGCTTCAACATAGGCAGGAATGTTGTATTAGTCTAGCAATTATAGTATCATATAATGTCTGATTCTTTgtgatttgcatataataaACGACCAGGGTGCTGAAGAACTAACACTGTAAAATCAGCTAGTACAGAAATACACACAAGCATTAGCAGAATAAATGTAATCTCTCCAATAATAAATGTATACTATCCAGCGGACCAATCAATCTGTTTTAGGTCTTTCAAAGCCAGCATCAAATATTGTAAAATGCTAAATGACTTCCATGATTTTCATGTAGATAGGCTTGGCATGTTAAAAACTGATTTAGTTCTGTTCATGTTGAACTTCTTCACATATAATCTATAATTCGGTCTTTTCTTTTGATGACATCAGTTGGAGCTCAGTTTTAAAGAAGCCCATAAGATGttcaaaaattgaaacaaaagttCTGAAACTATCAAGCCTCACCTTCCATGCATTTTCAAGACTTTGATCCATGTTCTCTGCATCAACTTTTAGAGCTAGTGAACTTAATAACTCTGCTTGTTGCATCAATGTGTTTATCCTTGGGTCATCCTTTTTAAGGAATGTTCCTTGAATCTTGTTGTTTTGAGCTGCAAAAGCATGATGAACCAAGAGTCACACTAGAGTGATAGAATGGACAATGTTATTTCTGGCATAATATATTTGAGGTGTTttacttattttctattttcattttcagttcATATGTTCTCActtataacttaaaaaatgtCACCTTGTTTTCATTTAGTTTCCTCTTTTCCTTATGTTGATTATAGTTTCACCATTTCCTtcacaaaaacttgaaaacaggaaacacaataatgtgatatttttataattaccaGTTAAAAGATATTAActgaaaatgtaaatgaaaatataaaacaaaccaaatgatgtgtttgttttatgaaaatgttttgttttcattatcGATTACAAAAGTGTCACATTGTTTTcacttgttttctgttttcaaatatttgaatAGGATATGGGCAACATACAAAACAAGGTGAaaatgatgtgacattattgtagttaataataaaagcagaaaacacttctgcaaaccaaacacacccttaatGTTGTCCTGTTCTCTTATTTTGAGTTTCACAACTGCAAGAGTTAAGTTCCATAGCAAAAATTTTCAGTCTAAAGGCATTACCATAATCGCTAAACTTCAAATTGCAGACACGATGCTGGTCTGGCAAGTTGACATTGTGAGAGTTTTGAGCTAAAACTGCAAATGGTGCTCTTGACTGCTGATTTAATAGAATCCCATTTTGTTTATGCGATCTGTCTCCAAAGTTGATCTTCTCAGTGGCATCAGAGATATGGGACCTCCTATATTGCAATAAGACGACATGTTAACATTCTTCTTAATagaatttgtatattttgatcTCTTAGATCACCATACCTCATTTTCTTAATAGCAGATTCTGATGCCACATCTGTATCACACCCATGCTGGAGAAAAATCCTTTTGTTATTTGAATTGATGTATGAAGTGTTGTTCTCGTTTGCTAATGCTTCATATTTTGCTCTCTTTTTGCACAGTGTGGAGAAACGGTTTTTCACAGCATTATCCGTTCTGCACAAAAAGCAATGAAGCATTGCAATAAGATTGactgttgtaaaaaaaataattatattttgtattttgacgaagaaaagaatgaaattctgATTACCTGCCTGAAACCACCTTTGCTATTTCTGTCCACCTGTTACCAAATATTTTTTGAGCCTACggagataataataatagtaagaaATTAGTTCACAGATCATAAGTTGTCATAAATGATACAATTTAAAGTGCAACACAATTGTTGTCATCTACAGAACTATACAAGCAGAAAATCTTGGTTTAGTTACTTTTGGTTGTAATCTACCCTTGGTAGGTAGATTTTGAggcaaaataaatgaatttgcCAATCACCTTGGTAATAGCACTTACAATGATCAATCCTTAAGTACATCAATGGATTGAGGTCTACCATACAGAATGGATAGACAGAGAAAAGTAAACAGGAAAAGATGAAGTGCAAAATTTCCAAGTTCCTTTAGATCACTATTTATAAACAAACTTGTTAAATTTGAATGGCAACTGCAGTGGTATAAAAATGTACCTATGGAACACAGGGAGCATCAATTTACCTCACATAAAAGCTTGTCTTCCTCTGGTGACCATCCTCCTTTCTTGAAATCAGAATTCAAATAAGTGTACCATCTGGCAAAGCATCATTTACTTAAGCATCagattaaggataaaaataaagaaagagccATGAAATGTCTTCATGATCTAAAGGATTAAAGCAGAGGACCAAAGAAAACATCTTGAATGAATCATCatcaaaaattcaaaacacacacacacacacacacactattcATCAATTCAAAAACTTCACCTTCTTCTGCACTGTCTTGTTGTTTTGTCCTTGAACTTAGAAGCAATAATTGCCCAACTGCATATAGTCGTCATGGCAATTAAAATCCCTTAGTGTCGCATatcatatgaaaatttaaaaatctataGTAGTGAATATTGAGTGACTCAAAGAAAGAATAACCAAATATGGCTATGAATATGAGTGAGATTGATTACTTCTCAGTTCCATGTACACCTATCTGCTCCCTCAGTATGTCATCTTCCTGCAACCCTCATAACACTCATTAGACTCCAAAGAAGGAgaaattcacaaaataaaacagaaggaaaataattttatagtgAGAGAAGAAGGACCTCTTGACTCCACGTCACAATGTGACGCTCCTTCTTCTTAGATTCTTCATTGACCATTTGCTTCTTCTGCTTATCCTGCTGCTTCTTGATATCTTGCATGATCTTCTTCTTGTCTCCGTGTGAGTGTTTATTCTATTGCTGTGGCTCTCTTTCTTTGACGCTCCCTCCCACCCAAGTTGCATGCTAAAGCCAACGCTCCCCCTTTATAATATGAAATCTTTTTctgtaaatttttattcaaaaaggatataacaaaaacaaaattaaaaacaaataaacaaaaagggaagagaaagaaagaaagagagaaagaaaagaaagaaacccTTCTCCCTTCTCTTTCATTCACCTTTTACACGCACACCTCACACACACATGACACTACACAACACACACTGTTGTGTTTCAAAACGGGAACCGTAACAAGCATATATTCCCCTCTCAAAAGCCACCTTAACCAAAAGTGCTATATTCaagtgaaagagaaaaaatgccAATGTATTATGGCTACTACTACTACTTCTACCCTCCGAAGAAATGGCCTCGGATCCTAACTTTTCAGACTCACTCTATCTAATTATCCCCTATAACCAAGGCAGAACATAACCCAATGCTCAAATTAGGGAGCCACAAAATGGGCAATGAAGAATACATATCAGGGCCTATAAAGGGTACATGGTCGTGGCATCAAAATCGCATTTTTCGAAACccaagagaaagaacatgtgtATGTATTCCGATCTGAAAAATATTTGAGCAACTTTGGGAATAcccaaatgagaaaaaaaagtggTTTTGTTCAAAGTTTGGTAGACAAATACCTCGACTATGAAATGAATACTATTGTTGTATCTTAGATTCTCATGTCTGAGTTAtacagaaaaaaagaaacaaaactgagcagagagaaaaacaaggatggTGGTGGCGGAGGTTGAATGCAATAAACTTTTTAGTTAGAGAGAGCAGTGTAGTCATTAGTGTGTACAGTTGTACTAGGAAGTGATGTGTCTCGTTTGTTATTTTGTTCGGTTCTCTCTCTAACTTTTTTAAAACGGTCACacacttgaaaaaaataaaataatgtattacaaaaaggaaaataaagggtttatacaataaataaataaataaaaataataggttAGTGCGCGGGTACGAAGGAGAGTTTGAAAATAACGCTGAATTTCATGAGCTACGTGCAGTGTGCAGTATATCATGGCGGCGTAGACTATTTGTCCACACTATGCAGTTTGCAGCACTAAACAAAGCTCAAAGGATTTTAAAATGTGATATGGTTAATTCAGTGCATTGGATGCATgagttaaaatttgtaaatttaagtTTGAATAACTTGTATTTGTAAATTTGATTTGTAAaagtaatttaagtttttttttttaaattgagtttTAATATAGTATTTTATATGTAAACACGTTTTTAGAGATAACTAAACATGTTATTAAAtgagtttattttccaaaagtATGTTTAgcatttaaaaatacttttacaacTGATAATCAAATAGACTCTCCGTCTATTAATTTAAGTTTGTagataaaaaagtataattaaaacgaaaatttttactaaaataattttttaataaaaattaattaatattatgcaTCAATCAATATTATGGTGAcaaaggatttttttaaaataaaccatACCATGacatatgatgatgatgatactgCAATATTTAAAGAGAACAACACTTGACCTAGAATCATATACCGATGcaactattatattatatatatatatatatatatatat of Glycine soja cultivar W05 chromosome 1, ASM419377v2, whole genome shotgun sequence contains these proteins:
- the LOC114410957 gene encoding transcription factor MYB88-like: MQDIKKQQDKQKKQMVNEESKKKERHIVTWSQEEDDILREQIGVHGTENWAIIASKFKDKTTRQCRRRWYTYLNSDFKKGGWSPEEDKLLCEAQKIFGNRWTEIAKVVSGRTDNAVKNRFSTLCKKRAKYEALANENNTSYINSNNKRIFLQHGCDTDVASESAIKKMRRSHISDATEKINFGDRSHKQNGILLNQQSRAPFAVLAQNSHNVNLPDQHRVCNLKFSDYAQNNKIQGTFLKKDDPRINTLMQQAELLSSLALKVDAENMDQSLENAWKVLQEFLNRTKELDIPRYKIPDLQLVDLKDLLADLKSSSEEIQPCWRPVELYEDSPGSSEYSTGSTLMPHSAGEDLEHSLHQDIGTELNIQIGDPEGVRGCDQGILSSATLNQDLFSSSEEQINNDGIVSALSRSEFSSPLQVTPLFRSLAAGIPSPQFSESERSFLMKTLGMESPSLNPSANPSQPPLCKRALLI